One stretch of Xanthomonas sp. DAR 35659 DNA includes these proteins:
- a CDS encoding RtcB family protein, which produces MSMQNYELLHAEGSATPIKGWVRGVPLEAQAHEQLRNIAAIPFVGPWVAVMPDVHLGKGATVGSVIPTRGAIIPAAVGVDIGCGMAAVRTTLRAADLPDNLAQLRSSIERSVPVGNGRGGEHRKLPDSIATRIAQSGLVDRLETIKARHRRIRTDKLDCQIGTLGGGNHFIEVCLDESDAVWVMLHSGSRGTGNLIGSYFIEQAREQLAHRVLGFHLPDKDLAFFMEGEPLFDDYVEAVSWAQDYARENREAMMARVLAEMRHRLPKFQLEKLAVNCHHNYVQKETHAGEELLVTRKGAVSARAGELGIIPGSMGAKSFIVRGLGNGDSFHSCSHGAGRVMSRTAARQQITLAQHREATAHVECRKDAAVIDESPAAYKSIDAVMAAQSDLVEVVHTLRQVLCVKG; this is translated from the coding sequence ATGAGTATGCAGAACTACGAATTGCTGCACGCCGAAGGCAGCGCCACGCCGATCAAGGGCTGGGTGCGCGGCGTGCCGCTGGAAGCGCAGGCCCACGAGCAGTTGCGCAACATCGCCGCGATCCCGTTCGTCGGGCCGTGGGTGGCGGTGATGCCGGACGTGCACCTGGGCAAGGGCGCGACCGTGGGCTCGGTGATCCCGACCCGCGGCGCGATCATCCCGGCGGCGGTCGGCGTGGACATCGGCTGCGGCATGGCCGCGGTGCGCACCACGCTGCGCGCGGCCGACCTGCCCGACAACCTGGCGCAGCTGCGCTCCAGCATCGAGCGCAGCGTGCCGGTCGGCAACGGCCGCGGCGGCGAGCACCGTAAGCTGCCCGACAGCATCGCCACGCGCATCGCGCAGTCGGGGCTGGTGGATCGCCTGGAGACGATCAAGGCCAGGCACCGCCGGATCCGCACCGACAAGCTGGACTGCCAGATCGGCACGCTCGGCGGCGGCAACCACTTCATCGAAGTGTGCCTGGACGAGAGCGACGCGGTGTGGGTGATGCTGCACAGCGGTTCCCGCGGCACCGGCAACCTGATCGGCAGCTACTTCATCGAACAGGCGCGCGAGCAACTGGCGCACCGTGTGCTCGGCTTCCACCTGCCGGACAAGGATCTGGCCTTCTTCATGGAAGGCGAGCCGCTGTTCGACGACTACGTCGAGGCGGTGTCGTGGGCGCAGGATTACGCACGCGAGAACCGCGAGGCGATGATGGCGCGGGTGCTGGCGGAAATGCGTCACCGCTTGCCGAAGTTCCAGTTGGAGAAGCTGGCGGTGAACTGCCACCACAACTACGTGCAGAAGGAGACGCACGCCGGCGAGGAACTGCTGGTGACCCGCAAGGGCGCGGTCAGCGCGCGCGCCGGAGAGCTCGGCATCATTCCCGGCAGCATGGGCGCGAAGAGCTTCATCGTGCGCGGGCTGGGCAACGGTGACAGCTTCCACAGCTGCAGCCATGGCGCCGGCCGGGTGATGAGCCGGACCGCGGCGCGCCAGCAGATCACGCTGGCGCAGCACCGCGAAGCCACCGCGCACGTGGAATGCCGCAAGGATGCGGCGGTGATCGACGAGTCGCCGGCGGCGTACAAGTCGATCGACGCGGTGATGGCGGCGCAAAGCGACCTGGTGGAAGTGGTGCACACCCTGCGCCAGGTGCTGTGCGTGAAGGGCTGA